In Mytilus trossulus isolate FHL-02 chromosome 10, PNRI_Mtr1.1.1.hap1, whole genome shotgun sequence, the DNA window ATAAGTACTTCATAAAAAGGAAGAAAGAACATTTCTGAGAAATTATGTTTGGATTGTGTATTTATTTGGTTGTGTAATGTTGCCTTGGTATGAGGGAATGGATTGATTTTaaatactaacattgcattgtattaatatgtttgtttttcacTGCATTGatgttgtgtttttcttttttttttctctctctcccTTCCCATTTGTTGCATCTTCCACAACATACAACAGCTCTCAACACCATCTCCGAAAAACGTCGATCTTTTCTAGCTGGTAATGGACCTCCCCCAACACGCCCAAAGAGCAGTATCAACTTAAACATGAAGGAAAACATCAAAATGCGAGAGAGATCCACACCACGAAAACCACGTCCTTCTAGTGTGGCAACTTCCATGCCAAGTTTTATGCATGTGGAGTCTCCATCACCAAAGATGAGAAGTAAAAGTAGTGATAGAGTAAACAGAGGTATAGTCAATCAACAGAAAATTATTCAAGATTCTGTTTCAAAATCCAGTGTcatcaatacaaaatatacagatctaagcttacaacaacaaaaacgaTCATTTGCCTCAACTAAATGTATGAAACTTATACTCAATGATTATTTCCACAttacacagatcaagtttgaaatttagtggtgtcacttttactgttctagagttattcccctttataaatgtaaaagttgctgaatttttcatttctattcTATTTTTGAAGTGCCATTGAAGTATAAACAGATTTTGAAGAGAAAACATTTAGTCTTCATATTGGCAAATGAGCGCTTATTAAATAATTGAGCAGGAAGGTAGTCATGTCACTGATGTTATCTTCCCAAGAACTCACAATACTTTTTGTTAGCAGTCAGAGAGATATTTAAGCACTAATCACATTATGTAATGTATAGGTATGGTTTCACATTGGTGttagaatatattttattgtgtaacaCATTACGATACTATTACTTTATTCATTTACAGTACAGTATAAGGTTGCAGAAATTATGAATGGATAGTATTTTCAATAAGTTTGTGGTCGGAAGGTTAATTTTGCAAGATTTATGTACTATACGTCTTATGGTATATTTTTATGCAATGTGAAATTTCTGATTACAAAATATTCGGGCAAAGTGATAGTTCCACCTAATATCTAAgtatcatattaaaatacaataaatggcAGTTTGCAGtgacttatcatgcttatagtTCAGAGTGAACAGCAAACTAGAAAGGGCACCAAAATGACCAGTGTAAACAATTCTTAGAGGAAAACCGATGATGGTCTtatcctatatatataaaaaaaaaaaaaaaaaactttgtacCACACCAagaaatgacaaccactgaagaacaggctcctgacttgtttGCTTGTTGGAACTTTTAAAATGATTCTTGTAgctaaaaacacaaaaaccttTCAAAAGTCTTTAAAACGCTTGAAAGAAAACTTCAGACTTGAGTTACCCAAACCCCAACAAAAATTGATGTTTGTTTTCCATGTTTTAGCTGATTTCTGGTTTTGGTAAAGATCTggatttgtccatttgttaatTGCACAATATAGTGCAGacatttgtactttttatcatttctaaaGAGAAATTGCATAAGAACTGCCACATAACATACTGGTATAGAAAAAGCAGGATTCAAATCTCAATACCTATGTATGGTCTTACTATGTGAATATTTCAATCATAGTTGGACTTTCATTTCTTGAATTATTTCAACTCAATGCATTTTTCagttaacattgttttttttctccaatttCCAGATAAATCTAAAGGAGCAGTGCCACCTCAGCCTAAGTTTACACCAAAGAAGGAGAAAGATGCTCTCAATAAACAAGAGAAGAGCAATGATAAGAAAGTTAGTACCGCTGAGGTTTTTAAGGGTTgctgacaatttaaaaaaaatatgcatgtaaTGAACAAATAGTTGTTCTTGGCTTCTTgcaatataaaagttaaaagattaatcgaaaaaacatattatacaattaaaaaacaaaattactgTGCTTAAATGTCTATTACAGATAATTGTAATCATCTTTAAAGCCTTAGTAATAGTTAAATGACTTGGCCATTGTATGTCAAATGTTGATTGTCTTAGGTTGGACCCATTCTGGAACAAATTATCAAAAGACTTTGAATTGTTCTTACTAGTCTTTTAGCCACACaaattttagagaaaaatataaagcaatgacttttttatttcaattccaAAAAATGTGTCCAGATGGGTATTTCACTTAACAACTATTAGAAAGCAggattcattttcattttgcacCTTCTTGTTCTTGTTCTGAATATGCAAGGAATATTTGCTTCTGCTAGTCAAACATGTGTCCCTCTTTAACTTCAATATTACTtgacttttattattattttaacgaatatttgatcatttgaaatatctgtcaaaaaccaaataaaaggTGGTTTACATGTTCGTTGACCAAGCTAAGTTTACTGTCGACTTATAAAGAAtatgtgggattttttttattaaagattgaCAATATCCCTGATATATAGAACAGTTATTTACATAGAAGTTGTTTACTGTATTTCAGGATGATAAGAAGAAATTTGACCCCAGAATATTACTGGCTGAAAAGAGGAAAGCTGAACAACAGAAGAAAGCAGAAGAGGCCAAAAGAGAAGGATCGCCTGAGAAAACTGACAAATCCAAAATGAAGATGTCACAGAGTTCCATTGACAGACTTTCGGCACCGAAACAGGTCAAGGTCAAGGAAGATACACCCACCAAACAAGAACCAGTCAAAACAACACAACATGTTAGTATTACAGTAGGTCTAGACATTGTTAGTCTTTTAGTGAAGGTTAGGGGGGAGATTGaaaaatttttaacaatatatatcaAATCAGAACTTCTGCATGAAAATAGGGTATTTGCGGTTCACATTTGATAAAGgattttgttattataaaaaacTTCTGGAGcctattataatatttttgaattgaaaaaaaagcagAATATGAATGTAATTTATCATAATCTAAAGAAGGAAAGATTTGAGATACATAACATTTTCAGTTCTATATTTACAACTAATCAGATTTAAAATGAAGGCAGCATGCTATGTATAGTAGCTATCTTATTCAGGAGACTTTTGATAACCAGATTTTAACCCAAAAAAATTAGGGCAGACACCTTTCAAACAAaagcacagaaaaaaaattatcaagtacatgtgcattttgatttttacttCAAAACTGTTTTGATTATCAAAAgggaatttatttgttttggccTTCAAAAATTATGAGATTATAAAGGGATGAAGTTTGTAAATAGTCTGAtgtttgtgatcaatgaaatgtGGTTTATTTGCATTATATGCATGGGAGCTTTATTATTTAGAATGTAAtctttgtttaatgaaaattcatTTTATACCTAATAAACAATAACCTGGATTAGCCCTAATTTACAGGTCAGAAAGCCGCCTACAGTACCTAGAACTAAAACCCCAGAAGTACCTAGAACTAAAACCCCAGCAGTATCTCGTACTAAAACCCCAGAAGCACCTCGAACTAAAACCCCAGCAGTACCTCGTACTAAAACCCTAGCAGTTCCCCGTACTAAAACCTCAGTTAAGAAGGTTTGTTGGTGCATGTGTTGTAATAACAGTTTGGTATTGCCTAGGCTGTAATTTCAGTCTGCATACATTGAATGGACTTCTTTTTCGTTCTTTTATATTTCTAGTTTCTTGGTTACATTTGACTTTTAACAGATAAtgtggtttgtttttttgtgatttgaagTTGTCAGTTTgtaattaatttgattttattgttattgttaacTTAGAGtaatttgaattaatatttttgcataatgtgattttttttagcttggtattgtattaaaatgttagttcgtttgaaataatttaacacAAAAACAGCCTTAAAAGCTATGTAAGAATTGCTTATCAACACATATGAGTAAAAAGAATTTCTAAAACaacaacatttgaaataaatgcatAAATTTACTTTATTGGAATGAATTTGAGTTGTTACTGCAACATAAACCTTTAGCTCAATGTCTCTTAGGcctattttctatttcaaaagaTTTCATTGTTTGAAATATAATCACGACAAAATACTCAAGTGGTCTCTCCacatataaaatcataaatatttgttattaacatTTCTCTTCAACAGTCTATTTATTGCACAAACTATGAATCTATCTAGTAGAACAACTCCAATAGTAAATTAAGAATAAACACAGACTGATGTGATTTGCTTGTAATCATGTCCAACATTTTTCATAcagcacaaaaaaataatctaccTGCAGTAATTAAGCATGATGCACTAGAACAATATATTCCTCAATTGTCTTTCttgacaaaaatgatttatttagattttcatTGATATGTTGAAAGatggatttttttcacaaatacatgtattctattcattgatagtaaaattttaaaaagttttttcaaGATTATGCAATTGAACTTTCGATTTtagacaaattttattttaagtcctttatattttaaatgtgtttaaaatCAGTTGTATCCTCTTtatagtgggtctcattggggtctaagggTGACGCAGGATTGCCAATTTTTTGTATGCGTGACAagtgaaaatcaaaaattattgtgccgtaaaaatgggaaatgaagtctagcagGACAcggaaaattacaaaaaaatgagaattgcttatgtacatacatgacatagttTAAGccggatacgggaatctgacaaaacagtaagcgggatctgggatcagaacccccccaatgagaccccctttaTAGTTAGAAAATTAATCTCATTGTATGTCAAGTTTAGGTATAGTAGCAGGGAATAAATCTTATCAAAGACTAACTGTTATGCTTGAATAAGTCTATGAAATATTATTAATCTTTCTGTCAACATTTGTAACCATCCATGGTAACCATTCTGATCTGCTCTCACAAATCTACAAAAATCTTAAGTCTGATATATCACTTTGAATGAAAAATTTACTCTAGAAATGTTTACtgtaatacatttatttaaaagtttgcTGCTTCGTTATTTCTAGTCATaagaattttttatatactgtaaattcagaaattattgtatgcatttatttttgcaatttttgaataattgaaataaatgagaTTAATTATTTAGATTTCATGAAAATCTCCATTTTAAATCAATGTATCCTAAATCAAAATgagatttattattattgcaaTACTTACCAAGTGGCATTATTCGTATTGATAAAAACCTCTTAACAATTTCTGAACTAAATATGTTGTGTAAAAACCAATGAAACAAAGACAACTAGAAAAAAAGTTGACTTTCATAGCAAATTGATGTCTTCaacattgaaaagtgaaaatataTATGGCGGAATAGACTACTATTAAACAGCCATCATCATGTTAACATggtaaaacaatgaaaaagctACAAAGAATCGTCTTATGGTATTTAAAATTACTgttaatagataaaaaataataaatagatcttaagttttaaatgtttcaaaatttgttttcattttatttttaggcCAAGCCTACCAAGCAGaaaggaaaagaaaacaaagaaacatctatgaaagacaaaaagacagaaaagaTTTCTAGTACTGAAAAGTTGGATATTAAAGAAGAGGGTCTAAAACCTCGAAGCAAGCCTTCAACTCCAACAAAACAAGTTCGCTCTAAGAGTGGCAGTCCTTCTAAGATGCAGGTTTCGTTTGATTCCTCACTTGTTTCTTCTACTGATGCTATCAGCAATGATCAGCTTTTTGAATCAATAGAAGATGAGACTCTTCCCGATTTGGGAGATTCTTCCCCCGACCATTCAGCATCATCAGCTAGAGAGGGactgaaagttgaaaatctagATGACAGCCTCAACAAAAGTATCGAAGAAATTCAAGACATGGAAATCGTGGCTGGTAACTTTGATGGTGAGAAGGAAGGTGTTGTAGAAAAGAGCAGTTCACCAATGCCAGATGTTGTACCACATGTCGAGGAATCAAAGAACGAAAGCGATGAGGAAAAGGTTGTCAAATCAATTCCCGTGATTCTGGAGCCAGCGGTTACATCTACTCCTTCCCGAGAGGCTAGAGACTTATCACCTGCCTCTAAAGCTGGTACACCTGCCTCAGCCTCTAAGTCTCAGAAAGAACTAGAACTGGAGGAATACAGAGCTAAATTAGCTGAGAAGAGAAGGCAAGCCAGGGAAAAAGCCGAACGGGAAGCAGAAATTGAGAGACAAAAACAAGAACAACTAAGGTACGTTGTTGTATAATATTTCTTGTTTGATAATTTGATGTAGTACAAAATTAGCATGAAATATGATATCAGTGTTATCTGGTAAACTGTTCGACACCTAAGACACAAAATATCCTGCTGTTTTATAAGTTAATTCTGATGTCATTTACATTTTGGCCAAACAAGCATAAACAGCATCTCAAGTTATGGGAACAGCCCCCAGAAATCATAAGTTGCACCATCAGCTGTCACACACTgtatatattcacatttttagctcacctgacctgaaaggtcaagtgagcttttctcatcacttggcgtccgtcgtccgtcgtccgtcgtccgttgtctgtcgtccgtaaacttttacaaaaatcttctcctctgaaactactgggccaaatttaaccaaacttggccacaatcatccttggggtatctagttttaaaaatgtgtccggtgacctggccatccaaccaagatggcccccatggctaaaaatagaacactggggtaaaatgtatattttggcttatatctttgaaaccaaaacatttagagcaaatctgacatggggtaaaattgttgataaggtcaagatctatctgccctgaaattttcagacgaatgggacaacttgttgttgggttgctgcccctgaattggttattttaaggaaattttgcagtttttggctattatcttgaatactattatagatagagataaactgtaaacagcaataatgttcagcaaagtaagacctacaaataagtcaacatgacccaaattgtcagtcaaccccttaaggagttattgccctttatagtcaatttttaacaacttttcgtcattttttgtaacttgtacaaaaatcttcttctctgaaactacatggccaaatttaaccaaacttggccacaattatcattgtggtatatagtttaaaaaatgtgtcagaTGACCCCGCcttccaaacaaaatggccgacatggctaaattTAGAACATAgcggtaaaatgcagtttttgaattatatctttgaaactaagacgtttagggcaaatctttcaagatttaaatgtccatcagaataagatatttcccctcacaaattttcagatgaattcgacaactcgttgttgggttgctgccctaaaattgttaattttaaggaaattttggttatcttgaatactattaaagatagagataaactgtaaacagcaatactgttcagcaaagtaagatctacaaataagtcaacatgatcaaaattattagaggacccctttaggagttattgccctttatagtcaatattgaacaacttttcgtcatttttgtaacttgtacaaaaatcttcattTCTGAAACTATGgcccaaatttaaacaaacttggccacaatcattactagggtatctatttaaaaaaaagtgtctaatgaccccacctaccaaccaagatgaccgacatcattaaatacagtaacaggtgagcgacacaggctcttgagagcctctagtttatcaGGGCAGTGCACACAAAGTGTTCGAAGAACATCATATAAGCTCAGTTATGTAatgatattaaacaatttaaatattgaaatagttatataataataatgaaaaaaacgaATGTGTTCCTTTACttttctgatgatttttataACCGGTCTAGGagaccaaaacaaaaattgcacAAATTTGAGACCAAAACAAAAACTGCACATTGATCATAACTGTTAACCAGTCAAGTATGTAAATTTTGTGTCTTTTAAACCAAATTGTTAAATGTTAAATACGTTTTGCTGCACAAGTAATTTATAGTCAAAACTGTATGTTTTTCTTGTAGACTTGAGGAAGAAGAAAGACAGAGAAAGGAAGAAGAAGAGGAAAAGAAAATTGAGGAAGAAGCAGAAAGATTGGCTGAGGAGGCTAGAAGAATGGAGGGTGAGAGGTTGAGGAAAGCCATTGAAGCAGAGGAACTGAGGAAAAAAGAGGAAGCTGAAAGGACTGAACAAGAAAAATTAGCTGTTAgttatattttagttatttagTACCAAGCTCAAAACAGTATATGAATTATATGAATCTCATACAATATTCTAGCTACTGTAGAAAGGCTTGTATAGTCCAAGGTTTTATTCTCCAAAATAAGACCTTCCAGACGGGGTGCGGACTATAGAGTacaataaacaagaaataagagaacaaaatttattttgggGCAGAGGTTGATTGTTTCCGTTCCGCCAtctttgttattgaaattgtaGAGGGCGCTCTTATcatttttcaaactaataattttaactcaTTCATATTAATAAGTTATTTCTAttcaatatcaaattaatactgataaatacaaaaactaaacctttcattacaaatttctcttttcttttcaaTGCGTTGGTTGAAATAAACTGGTATCTGCTTGATTTAAACATAGTAGAAAGACAAATGTAAACCAGCttagaatttgtaaactacaaaatgtaatCGGTTATTCAATGTTGTTCGTtccgttttggtgtttcatacTGACTAATATGGTTTGTAATAGCTTAAGACCCTTCAAACAATAATGTGATAGATATATTTAAGACTGTTTTACCAAAGGATGaaactgttttactttcaaagttGTATTATAGTGGAATCTGTTATGTACGGATTTAGACTCTCACCAGTTAATTCCTTCTTTTACATGTGTATTTTGAACTTCCTGTTTGAACATACACAAGTttcttaattgttttttaagtgaattaaacttattttaacaaacatGAAGTGTTCTAGAATCATTTACAAGCAGTTTTAGCTTCTGTTTGATGATTGAAAACAGGTTTTTCCAAGAAAATACTGCAAATGACTGCCCAATTTGAAATTACTGGAGTTTCATTAGACCTTTTCTAACaactacaaaaacaaatttttaccTAAAATTTTGTGGGGAGGAAGGGGTGCGGAGTATGTACCAGTGCAAACTATACAAGTCTTTCTACGGTAGTCCTGCATATTATTATACCTAAACTCTAAAAGTTGGGAGTTATATTGTAAGAAAGACTTCATATTTGGTTAACAGATTGAGTGAAAAGCTGTAAAGTGTGTGTGCTTTTAAATCTGTTGagtacaaaaaatgtacctTCTGCGTGTTTGACATTACTTTGAATATGTTgaacaaagttaaaaaaatattatgcttttcttacaaactaaattaattgattaaaattatttcagCAACTCAACAGTAATGAGTTGTAAAATGCAAGCTCATTTCTGATCAGAAAGATCCTAATTTCATATGCTTTAAGTTATAAATGGGagcataatttaaaaaaatataaaaaaaaacagaaacaagaaacacgtatgaacggcatcaacaaacaacaactactgaacatcagatttgTGACTTGAAACAAATGACTAGATATTACTGGAAGTTTTAGGGATATACTGATTCAAGTTGTATATCTGGTTTATATGTTTGTGCCACATTTTTGTGAGAACCATCAGATAACAGTATCTTTATATTGGTTCAAATCTTCATCAGATTGATCTCTACACTATAGAAAGTTTCAATGATCAAATCCCTTGTCTGACGAGTATCATGTGTCCAGAAGTCCTTCTGAAATGTTGACACACTACTCGGTTATATTAAAAGACAACCTAACAggttattttagtgatattccAGATTGGTTTTTCCAGAGTTATGGAACTTTGAGTATTAAAAGATATGCAACTTTTTACATATTAAACTGGTTTACCTCCTTTGAATCAaagaattggttttttttatcagtgcACTGATAAATGTAATTAGATTTactattaattattttcagGCTTAGGTTTAATACtactttatattttacagaGGGAAGAGGCTGAGAGGAAACAAAAAGAAGAAGCAGAGAGAATGGAGAAAGAAAGGATAGAAAAAATTAAGAGAGATGATGAGGAGAGAACAGAAAGGAAAAAggtatttaacattacaaaataagGATTTCATAACAACCAAAGTAGAATATCATGAagtattttcatattaattttttttttaaagttgactaAAACCAAAAGAAAATGTCCGTCAATCTATATAAATAATCTTTGGAACATCACAACATCaagcaaatatataaaaatatgtttttagaaATGTTGTTTTGAAATTGAACACCATGAAACTGTGCAAATGGTATAGGTAGAAAATGCAATCAAATCCAATGGATatgattgaaaataatattgaaattaatgGGTAATTGTCCCGCTCACATGCACCCAAATTGACACATTTCGAAAGTTCaaactatttcaatttattttcaggtGTGTACAATAAAAAGTACACTTTGTCTAGATCTGTCATTAAgtgttaatttgatttatacacttttatttatttttcagaaactAGCTGCAATCATGTCCAaagtaaaatcagataaaaatctGGCTTCACATGTAAGTGATCAGTATATGTTTACAATTAGATTACAGTgtcagtttacattttaaaaagttgtaaTTAAGAATAggcttttgaaattttgcaatatttggttttatttatttttcagataactTATATCTAAAGTAGTTAAAAAATGGTTTATTGCATttaaatataagtatatatatacaatttaaacaaatttaaattcaaaataatatttacattaaaactaGCTTTAATTTGACAATGTTCCAATGTGATTCTTTTGTATCTGAGATTCTATTACCTTATGACTGACAGGAATAGTACAATACAAAATTGTATAGTTTAATGCAGAAGAACATAGAAAGAAATTCTGATTATTTAAGAAGTGATCTACTTTATATTTAAGATATTTGTTTGTAAGGTTTTGAAGTATGAATGGGTACatcatttatttctatttttcttaGGGATCCGATTCAAACTTGTCCTCAATGTCCATGTCACAGAGTTTGACCAACCTGGTTTCCAATGAGGAGGAACAACCCAAAGAAGAACTTACAGTCACAACAGATTCTACTCCAAAATTCAAATCCCCTTTGTTACAAAAACTGgctgaaaataaacaaaatggggGTGAAACTCCAAAATTCAAATCTCCACTTTTACAAAGTTTATTAGGAAAGAAAGGACGATTGGCTGAAAAACTAGAAGCCGAAAAATCTGAAACAGAAACTGACTCTGACAGAAGTGATACAGACACAAAAGTTTCAACAGAAACAAGGGAGATAAGTCATATAAGTGCTGATTGTAATAGTGACGCTAGTGATAGTAGCGACAATAACTCTGTGATAAACGCTGATACGTTAAACAATGGTATTCATAATGGACATATAAAAGAATTGGTAGATTCTAGGTAAGTCTAATGACATACTGAAAATAGTGGTATGGAATTGAAAGTATGGGGTTTACTATCAAAACAAACATGGGTATGTACGTAGTACTGTAAGTAATATATAACTTTTTGATTGTCTCCATATATATATGCTATTTTGGAATAAGTTCaacttaaaatcaaaattacaaattttcattcatgGAGTATTGACAATAACTAATGAATTCATCAAAGTTATTGAAACGTATAAATGTCACTTAATAACCTCTATGCTTGATCTTGATATACAAGAACATGTCCAATGTTAAATGAATCCTTTGACTTTGTTAAAACTTTCATAAAGTGGGTGTTAAAGAGggaatttaacatattttcaattggAGAGCCTGTTTTTTGCcttacattatatattttttttaattgggggACAGATTGCATTAAtgtaatgtaatattttccaggcCTTTTTACTTTGAGAGAACAAACATGGTGTATTGAGATGAACAGTCTCTTCATctttatattaagtttcaaaaTGATGTATATGTGTATAACCATACTTGTAAAAACCAGTTCTAGTGAAAATTACCTACATTTTAAGTGAATCGATCTGTTTTATAAATAGCAtcttaaaagtaattttaaagtttgagttatcttcctttgttcATAATTGTAGTTAAATAACCTACACTAATGCATTGCTTTAATGCCACTTTTATGTGGCCCTACACTAATGGACAAAGGACATACATATATTTCtcctaaaaagaaatattaatccCCTTGctaattgatacattttgtacactGCAATTTTTTAACTATTATTTCCCATTCCAAAATGAATACAATCCTGacacaagcactttgattaacCTAATCTTCCAGTTAGAGTTCATTGGCTTTAGT includes these proteins:
- the LOC134687354 gene encoding histone-lysine N-methyltransferase, H3 lysine-79 specific-like isoform X6; the protein is MALLCCWTGIKLFPPMSKMKLKHRRRYSENLHNGQTNTQFLTKNGEKMDVDNKTDSMETENMVNSKVLSAGPEGDSIETIGNGPKYDDIKISKDGDNFVNIDTVKKPFSDFIHLDNMSAMSGDSGGIQDTHSIASMTASGTSSSNKSPNHKADTDKEKGQILVSAGRSDMINLNGKVLAIDHVKKEKEKEREDKIRQQKEKLAEERQKKLEEMKEQQRLAQEKREKQLELRRLKIEELRRRDDERRHAVEDRRRRQETEEMARRESIIQKSAERITRFEQWKASGRKGGSRLSYGFGSRTPRDVCVPFDRRRSSSHTGLSRHSPNGSDSDYYRPQRRAVSACSAVRRHCCIDINRLTALNTISEKRRSFLAGNGPPPTRPKSSINLNMKENIKMRERSTPRKPRPSSVATSMPSFMHVESPSPKMRSKSSDRVNRDKSKGAVPPQPKFTPKKEKDALNKQEKSNDKKDDKKKFDPRILLAEKRKAEQQKKAEEAKREGSPEKTDKSKMKMSQSSIDRLSAPKQVKVKEDTPTKQEPVKTTQHVRKPPTVPRTKTPEVPRTKTPAVSRTKTPEAPRTKTPAVPRTKTLAVPRTKTSVKKAKPTKQKGKENKETSMKDKKTEKISSTEKLDIKEEGLKPRSKPSTPTKQVRSKSGSPSKMQVSFDSSLVSSTDAISNDQLFESIEDETLPDLGDSSPDHSASSAREGLKVENLDDSLNKSIEEIQDMEIVAGNFDGEKEGVVEKSSSPMPDVVPHVEESKNESDEEKVVKSIPVILEPAVTSTPSREARDLSPASKAGTPASASKSQKELELEEYRAKLAEKRRQAREKAEREAEIERQKQEQLRLEEEERQRKEEEEEKKIEEEAERLAEEARRMEGERLRKAIEAEELRKKEEAERTEQEKLAREEAERKQKEEAERMEKERIEKIKRDDEERTERKKKLAAIMSKVKSDKNLASHGSDSNLSSMSMSQSLTNLVSNEEEQPKEELTVTTDSTPKFKSPLLQKLAENKQNGGETPKFKSPLLQSLLGKKGRLAEKLEAEKSETETDSDRSDTDTKVSTETREISHISADCNSDASDSSDNNSVINADTLNNGIHNGHIKELVDSSISMRTVDSLGTSVTDSSLYGSLTDSATTADHKFEQIIDLAVTNAKYNTSDDLLNCNTNITFDNNQEEETLPKPIIAFEENATRRQEVADFL
- the LOC134687354 gene encoding MAP7 domain-containing protein 2-like isoform X4, producing the protein MALLCCWTGIKLFPPMSKMKLKHRRRYSENLHNGQTNTQFLTKNGEKMDVDNKTDSMETENMVNSKVLSAGPEGDSIETIGNGPKYDDIKISKDGDNFVNIDTVKKPFSDFIHLDNMSAMSGDSGGIQDTHSIASMTASGTSSSNKSPNHKADTDKEKDHVKKEKEKEREDKIRQQKEKLAEERQKKLEEMKEQQRLAQEKREKQLELRRLKIEELRRRDDERRHAVEDRRRRQETEEMARRESIIQKSAERITRFEQWKASGRKGGSRLSYGFGSRTPRDVCVPFDRRRSSSHTGLSRHSPNGSDSDYYRPQRRAVSACSAVRRHCCIDINRLTGSFGGGTPPNKHLSMSTSVLYNKRSSDIGGSTGNLSVNNRPGSLLALNTISEKRRSFLAGNGPPPTRPKSSINLNMKENIKMRERSTPRKPRPSSVATSMPSFMHVESPSPKMRSKSSDRVNRDKSKGAVPPQPKFTPKKEKDALNKQEKSNDKKDDKKKFDPRILLAEKRKAEQQKKAEEAKREGSPEKTDKSKMKMSQSSIDRLSAPKQVKVKEDTPTKQEPVKTTQHVRKPPTVPRTKTPEVPRTKTPAVSRTKTPEAPRTKTPAVPRTKTLAVPRTKTSVKKAKPTKQKGKENKETSMKDKKTEKISSTEKLDIKEEGLKPRSKPSTPTKQVRSKSGSPSKMQVSFDSSLVSSTDAISNDQLFESIEDETLPDLGDSSPDHSASSAREGLKVENLDDSLNKSIEEIQDMEIVAGNFDGEKEGVVEKSSSPMPDVVPHVEESKNESDEEKVVKSIPVILEPAVTSTPSREARDLSPASKAGTPASASKSQKELELEEYRAKLAEKRRQAREKAEREAEIERQKQEQLRLEEEERQRKEEEEEKKIEEEAERLAEEARRMEGERLRKAIEAEELRKKEEAERTEQEKLAREEAERKQKEEAERMEKERIEKIKRDDEERTERKKKLAAIMSKVKSDKNLASHGSDSNLSSMSMSQSLTNLVSNEEEQPKEELTVTTDSTPKFKSPLLQKLAENKQNGGETPKFKSPLLQSLLGKKGRLAEKLEAEKSETETDSDRSDTDTKVSTETREISHISADCNSDASDSSDNNSVINADTLNNGIHNGHIKELVDSSISMRTVDSLGTSVTDSSLYGSLTDSATTADHKFEQIIDLAVTNAKYNTSDDLLNCNTNITFDNNQEEETLPKPIIAFEENATRRQEVADFL